In the genome of Christensenella timonensis, one region contains:
- the cysK gene encoding cysteine synthase A, whose protein sequence is MARIYKSLPELIGKTPLLELTNYEKKHGLKATVLAKLEYFNPAGSVKDRIARAMIDEAEKAGRLKPGATIIEPTSGNTGIGLASVASARGYRTILTMPETMSVERRNLLKAYGAELVLTEGTKGMKGAIAKAEELAKEIPNSFIPGQFVNPANPAVHKATTGPEIWEDTDGKVDIFVAGIGTGGTITGTGEYLKSKNPEIKVVAVEPEASPVLSKGTAGPHPLQGIGAGFVPDVLDTKIYDEILTVKGEDAFETGRELARSEGVLVGISSGAAAWAALQLAQRSENAGKTIVVLLPDTGERYLSTPMFAEE, encoded by the coding sequence ATGGCAAGGATATATAAAAGTTTACCGGAACTGATTGGGAAAACGCCGCTTTTGGAGCTCACGAATTACGAAAAAAAACACGGATTGAAGGCAACAGTTCTGGCAAAGCTGGAATATTTCAACCCGGCGGGAAGCGTGAAAGACCGGATTGCCCGGGCAATGATCGACGAGGCGGAAAAAGCAGGCAGGCTGAAGCCGGGCGCGACGATCATCGAGCCGACGAGCGGGAACACGGGGATCGGGCTGGCGAGCGTGGCCTCGGCACGGGGATACCGCACGATCCTCACCATGCCAGAGACGATGAGCGTGGAGCGCAGGAACCTGTTGAAGGCGTATGGCGCAGAACTGGTGCTGACGGAAGGGACAAAGGGGATGAAGGGCGCGATCGCGAAAGCGGAAGAGCTGGCAAAGGAGATACCGAACTCCTTTATCCCTGGGCAATTCGTAAACCCGGCGAACCCGGCGGTACATAAGGCGACCACGGGGCCGGAAATTTGGGAGGACACGGACGGCAAGGTCGATATTTTCGTAGCGGGCATCGGCACCGGCGGGACAATCACCGGTACGGGTGAATATTTGAAATCGAAAAACCCGGAAATCAAGGTAGTGGCAGTGGAACCGGAGGCGTCTCCTGTGCTTTCAAAGGGTACGGCGGGGCCGCATCCCTTGCAGGGCATCGGCGCGGGGTTTGTACCGGATGTACTCGATACAAAAATTTATGACGAGATTCTTACCGTAAAAGGCGAGGATGCCTTTGAGACAGGCAGGGAGCTTGCGAGGAGCGAAGGCGTGTTGGTAGGTATCTCTTCCGGCGCTGCGGCCTGGGCGGCGTTACAGCTGGCACAGCGGAGCGAAAACGCGGGTAAGACGATCGTCGTATTGTTGCCGGACACGGGCGAGAGGTATTTGTCCACGCCCATGTTCGCGGAAGAATAA
- a CDS encoding GntR family transcriptional regulator, with translation MNEKKDKIKINLAQYVHDHIMEMLIRQEIKPGGKVPEEKISEMLNVSRTPIREAIRILAAEGMVNISPNRVAEVISFTKEDIHDIGMVRLSNDLLAGKLAIYNGSNADFQRLAEIADMCEEYAKKGDIFNRIIFDAHFHNELAEIAGNPILLRFQKELYQRICFYQSIEYARPGFKKENISHHDPIIRALMNRNEEEYSRAIQDHLIEFYDLKNSKYKVFLNEEY, from the coding sequence ATGAATGAGAAGAAAGACAAAATAAAAATCAATCTTGCACAATATGTTCATGACCATATCATGGAAATGCTGATCCGCCAGGAGATCAAGCCCGGCGGCAAAGTACCGGAAGAGAAGATATCTGAAATGCTCAACGTCAGCCGTACGCCGATCCGTGAGGCGATCCGCATCCTTGCGGCCGAGGGAATGGTAAACATTTCACCGAACCGTGTTGCCGAGGTGATCTCCTTTACCAAAGAAGATATCCACGACATCGGGATGGTGCGGTTAAGCAACGACCTGCTCGCCGGGAAGCTGGCGATCTACAACGGCAGCAACGCAGATTTCCAGCGTTTGGCCGAGATTGCGGACATGTGCGAGGAGTATGCCAAAAAGGGAGACATCTTCAACCGTATCATTTTTGACGCCCATTTCCACAACGAGCTGGCCGAGATCGCGGGTAATCCTATCCTGCTTCGCTTTCAAAAAGAGCTGTACCAGAGGATTTGCTTTTACCAGTCCATCGAGTATGCGCGCCCCGGCTTCAAAAAAGAAAACATCTCCCATCACGATCCGATCATCCGCGCCTTGATGAACCGCAATGAAGAGGAATATTCCCGGGCGATCCAGGATCACCTGATCGAGTTTTACGACCTAAAGAACAGCAAATACAAGGTTTTCCTGAACGAGGAATACTGA
- a CDS encoding 3-hydroxyacyl-CoA dehydrogenase family protein, translating into MKNMSVIGAGTMGAGIAQVFVQAGWQVVLADNSMALARQGQEKIISAMAKLVQKEKLSQKEMDQAMVSLTVTDHLEQCVQSSLVIEAIYEDLQAKQDLFLALESIVSPDAILASNTSSISITQIASVLKEKGRCAGMHFFNPAGVMQLVEVIAGMQTSPQTAASIIAIANEIHKTPVPVDEGPGFVVNRLLIPMINEAVAIYAEGIASAQDIDAAMRLGANHPIGPLALGDLIGLDICLAIMEVLQGEFGDNKYSPHPLLRKMVRAGRLGRKTGQGFFAYQ; encoded by the coding sequence ATGAAAAACATGAGTGTGATTGGCGCCGGAACAATGGGCGCCGGGATTGCACAAGTTTTCGTGCAGGCCGGCTGGCAGGTCGTCCTCGCGGACAATTCCATGGCGCTCGCCCGTCAGGGACAAGAGAAGATAATCTCCGCCATGGCAAAGCTTGTGCAAAAAGAAAAGCTGTCACAAAAAGAAATGGATCAGGCCATGGTTTCGCTGACAGTGACGGACCATCTGGAGCAGTGCGTGCAAAGCTCCCTTGTCATAGAAGCCATATATGAAGATTTGCAGGCCAAACAAGACCTGTTTTTGGCGCTTGAGTCCATCGTATCGCCGGATGCCATATTGGCCTCCAATACCTCCTCGATCTCCATTACGCAAATTGCATCCGTCCTCAAAGAAAAAGGGCGGTGCGCCGGTATGCATTTTTTCAATCCGGCAGGCGTTATGCAGCTTGTGGAAGTCATCGCCGGCATGCAGACCAGCCCCCAGACGGCCGCATCCATCATTGCGATTGCAAACGAGATCCACAAGACTCCCGTCCCCGTCGACGAAGGGCCGGGCTTTGTGGTCAACAGGCTATTGATCCCTATGATCAATGAAGCAGTCGCTATCTATGCCGAAGGCATTGCCAGCGCACAGGACATTGATGCCGCCATGCGTTTGGGCGCCAACCACCCCATCGGGCCGCTTGCATTGGGCGACCTGATCGGGCTCGATATCTGCCTGGCGATCATGGAAGTGTTACAGGGTGAATTTGGGGACAACAAATACAGCCCGCATCCCCTTCTGCGCAAAATGGTACGCGCGGGAAGGCTGGGCCGCAAGACAGGCCAAGGGTTTTTTGCTTACCAATAA
- a CDS encoding enoyl-CoA hydratase/isomerase family protein, with product MDTLTIDKKDTVVILTLNRPDKLNAINKAMIAELSEGLHEIRRDPLARCLVITGAGKKAFAAGADIAEMEHMDFSGAKTFAEKGCAVMQDIETLPIPVIAAVNGFALGGGMELALACDIRIAAENAVFGLPETSLGVIPGFGGTVRLSRIAGYAAAAEMIFSGKAVDAIRAQQCGIVSHVVKPEELMGYACSLAEAISRNAPLAVKAAKRSMRPAQDTAMENMLFAQLFLTKDQRTGMDHFLHKKKAEYFLGE from the coding sequence ATGGATACACTGACAATCGATAAGAAAGACACCGTTGTCATCCTGACGCTCAACCGTCCGGATAAGCTCAATGCGATCAATAAGGCTATGATCGCTGAATTATCTGAAGGATTGCATGAGATCCGGCGCGATCCCCTCGCCCGCTGCCTCGTCATCACCGGGGCGGGCAAAAAGGCTTTTGCAGCAGGGGCGGATATTGCCGAAATGGAACACATGGATTTTTCCGGCGCGAAAACATTTGCGGAAAAAGGCTGTGCCGTTATGCAAGACATTGAAACGCTTCCCATACCCGTGATCGCAGCGGTAAACGGTTTCGCCCTCGGCGGCGGCATGGAGCTCGCGCTTGCCTGTGATATCAGGATTGCTGCTGAAAATGCGGTTTTTGGACTTCCCGAGACTTCCCTCGGCGTGATCCCCGGTTTTGGCGGTACCGTAAGGCTATCCCGGATCGCCGGATACGCCGCGGCGGCAGAAATGATATTTTCCGGAAAAGCCGTTGACGCCATCCGAGCACAGCAATGCGGAATCGTCAGCCATGTCGTAAAGCCGGAGGAGCTGATGGGATACGCCTGCAGCCTTGCCGAGGCAATCAGCCGCAACGCGCCCCTCGCGGTCAAAGCCGCCAAACGTTCCATGAGGCCAGCGCAGGATACCGCCATGGAGAACATGCTGTTTGCGCAATTGTTCCTGACAAAGGATCAGAGGACAGGCATGGATCATTTCCTCCATAAGAAAAAGGCAGAATATTTTTTAGGAGAATAA
- a CDS encoding acetyl-CoA C-acetyltransferase, which yields MQDVYILNSCRTAIGSFGGSLKSVSAVQLAVTVVRSLLDRTILPAGQVDQVIMGNVLQAGQGQNPARQAMIAAGLPMEVPALTINKVCGSGLTSVNLGAALIQAGQADCIVAGGFENMSRVPHAADLRWGHKMGNLDLTDLMVHDGLWDAFYDYHMGVTAENIAQKYGITREQQDSFALASQQKAYAAQSSGRFREEIVSVEISPPRTAPRLFEEDEYIRPGASLESLHKLRPSFLKDGTVTAGNASGINDGAAALLLVSEQFLRESGLQPQAKWLGSASMGVDPAYMGMGPVPSVQKALKNTGLVLRDIDLVEANEAFASQALAVIRELGLSPGIVNVNGGAIALGHPIGASGARIAVTLLHEMNRRGAKRGLATLCIGGGMGEATVFELCE from the coding sequence ATGCAAGATGTATATATCTTAAATTCCTGCCGGACGGCGATCGGTTCCTTCGGGGGTTCCTTAAAGTCAGTCAGCGCGGTACAGCTTGCCGTAACCGTCGTCCGCAGTTTGCTCGACAGGACCATCCTCCCTGCCGGGCAGGTCGATCAGGTCATCATGGGCAACGTCCTGCAGGCGGGCCAGGGGCAAAACCCTGCCCGCCAGGCCATGATCGCCGCCGGGCTTCCTATGGAAGTCCCCGCCCTGACAATCAATAAAGTATGCGGTTCCGGATTGACGTCCGTCAATCTGGGCGCGGCGCTGATACAGGCAGGACAGGCAGATTGCATTGTTGCGGGCGGCTTTGAAAACATGTCCCGCGTCCCGCATGCGGCTGATCTGCGCTGGGGACATAAAATGGGAAATCTGGATTTAACAGACCTTATGGTTCATGACGGCCTGTGGGATGCCTTTTACGATTATCATATGGGGGTCACGGCCGAAAACATCGCGCAAAAATACGGAATCACGCGTGAACAACAGGACTCCTTTGCTCTTGCCTCACAGCAAAAAGCGTATGCGGCCCAGAGCAGCGGACGGTTCCGGGAGGAGATCGTTTCCGTGGAAATATCCCCGCCCCGCACTGCTCCCCGGCTCTTTGAAGAAGATGAATATATCAGGCCGGGCGCTTCCCTCGAGTCCCTTCATAAGCTCCGTCCCTCTTTTCTGAAGGACGGGACAGTAACAGCCGGAAATGCATCCGGCATCAACGACGGGGCAGCCGCGCTTTTGCTCGTTTCAGAACAATTCTTAAGGGAAAGCGGTCTGCAACCACAGGCTAAATGGCTGGGCAGCGCTTCTATGGGGGTGGATCCCGCATATATGGGCATGGGCCCTGTCCCCAGCGTACAAAAAGCGCTTAAAAACACGGGGCTTGTGCTTCGTGATATCGACCTGGTGGAAGCCAATGAGGCGTTTGCCTCGCAGGCACTGGCTGTTATCAGGGAACTTGGGCTATCTCCCGGGATCGTAAACGTCAACGGCGGCGCAATCGCGCTCGGACACCCAATCGGTGCTTCGGGCGCAAGGATCGCCGTAACGCTGCTCCATGAAATGAACAGGCGGGGCGCCAAACGCGGCCTTGCGACCTTATGCATCGGCGGCGGCATGGGCGAAGCCACGGTCTTTGAATTGTGTGAATGA
- a CDS encoding transketolase family protein: MANYKVCTSVSTEKTAMRDVYCKVLIDLAEHNKNIVAMDADLMNSIGMLPFRDRFPERTINCGIQEANMIGAAAGMSTLGKIPYVHTFGCFASRRVADQVFVSCAFAQANVRIIGSDPGVTAAFNGATHMPFEDMGIMRGIPGLTVIEPTDSVMLEDIVRQLEKASGVYYIRLSRKNAEKIFEDGSTFDIGKAALIRDGSDATIVASGIMVAEAVKAADLLQKDGISVRILNVFTIKPIDREAIKAAAQKTGAIITAENHNIINGLGSAVAEVVGETCAVPLERVGIHDHFGEVGSVDFLKDKFGLTAGNIAQKVRAVIARKER; the protein is encoded by the coding sequence ATGGCAAATTATAAAGTATGTACGAGCGTATCCACAGAGAAAACCGCGATGCGCGACGTCTATTGCAAAGTATTGATCGACCTTGCCGAACATAACAAAAATATCGTCGCCATGGACGCAGACCTGATGAATTCGATCGGTATGCTCCCTTTCCGCGACAGGTTTCCGGAACGTACCATCAACTGCGGGATACAGGAAGCAAACATGATCGGTGCTGCTGCCGGTATGTCCACGCTCGGTAAGATCCCTTATGTCCACACGTTCGGCTGTTTTGCCTCACGGCGCGTGGCCGACCAGGTATTCGTTTCCTGTGCTTTTGCGCAGGCAAATGTGCGCATCATCGGCAGCGATCCCGGCGTAACGGCGGCTTTTAACGGCGCGACCCATATGCCCTTTGAAGATATGGGCATCATGCGCGGTATCCCAGGCCTTACGGTGATCGAACCAACAGATTCCGTAATGCTGGAAGATATCGTCAGGCAGCTGGAAAAAGCATCCGGCGTGTATTACATCCGCCTTTCACGCAAAAATGCGGAAAAGATCTTTGAAGACGGCTCCACCTTCGATATCGGTAAAGCCGCCCTGATCCGCGATGGCTCCGACGCAACCATCGTTGCCAGTGGGATCATGGTCGCCGAGGCGGTCAAAGCCGCCGACCTGCTGCAAAAGGACGGGATATCCGTACGCATTTTAAATGTGTTTACCATCAAGCCGATCGACCGCGAAGCCATCAAAGCCGCTGCACAAAAGACAGGTGCGATTATCACGGCGGAAAACCATAACATCATCAACGGCCTTGGCAGCGCGGTGGCAGAGGTCGTCGGCGAAACCTGCGCCGTTCCGCTGGAGCGCGTGGGGATCCATGACCACTTCGGTGAAGTGGGTTCCGTCGACTTCCTGAAGGATAAATTTGGCCTGACCGCCGGAAACATTGCCCAGAAAGTAAGGGCGGTCATCGCCAGAAAAGAAAGGTAA
- a CDS encoding transketolase, whose translation MSSNEEIKAFARQIRIETLKAFRHLGFGHIGGCMSVADLLAVLYGQEMRIDPQNPQKLDRDRFVLSKGHAGPALYATLALKGYFPLSELATINTGNTLLPSHCDRNKTPGVDMSTGSLGQGMSTAIGIALAQKMDRMDARTFLVLGDGECDEGQVWEGALFAPQHHLNNLVAFVDYNKKQLDGYTKDICDLGDLRKKFEDFGWNALECDGHDTEALTAAIRQAKTETDRPSMVIMDTVKGKGCSFAQDVLFNHHMTFTKEQVDQALAALGC comes from the coding sequence ATGAGTAGCAATGAAGAGATCAAAGCTTTTGCCAGACAAATACGCATTGAAACATTAAAAGCGTTCCGACACCTTGGCTTTGGCCATATTGGCGGCTGCATGTCCGTAGCCGACCTCCTTGCCGTATTGTATGGCCAGGAAATGAGAATCGATCCGCAAAATCCCCAAAAGCTCGACCGTGACCGTTTCGTCCTTTCCAAAGGCCACGCAGGCCCTGCATTGTATGCAACGCTTGCCTTAAAAGGTTATTTCCCCCTTTCGGAACTGGCCACCATCAATACGGGCAACACCCTCCTGCCCAGCCACTGCGACAGGAATAAGACCCCCGGTGTGGATATGAGTACAGGTTCGCTTGGCCAGGGGATGTCCACTGCCATCGGTATCGCATTGGCACAAAAAATGGATAGAATGGATGCGCGCACCTTCCTTGTGCTCGGCGACGGCGAATGTGACGAAGGGCAGGTATGGGAAGGCGCATTATTTGCCCCGCAGCACCATCTCAATAACCTCGTCGCTTTTGTAGATTACAACAAAAAACAACTGGATGGTTATACGAAGGATATCTGTGACCTTGGCGACCTGCGCAAAAAGTTTGAGGACTTTGGCTGGAACGCGCTGGAGTGTGACGGACATGATACAGAAGCGCTCACAGCGGCGATCAGGCAGGCCAAAACTGAAACGGACAGGCCCAGTATGGTCATTATGGACACTGTCAAGGGAAAAGGCTGCTCGTTCGCGCAGGACGTCCTGTTTAACCACCATATGACATTCACCAAAGAACAGGTGGATCAGGCGCTCGCGGCGCTTGGCTGCTAA
- a CDS encoding aldehyde dehydrogenase family protein, translating to MKMLINGKQTDASDGKTLEVWNPATMELIDTVPSATPQDVEAALDAAQLGKKEWRDVVLFERVAILRKFVSLIDKNLDTFAKMISAESGKTLVSCIDEAKACMGIFESYCEKAKNYGGETLPFNSEARVKGDIIFTLKEPLGVVACVVPFNYPVELYAHKVAPALVMGNAVIIKPSSDTPMCNIFLTQLLLEAGVPGAAAQIVTGSGARIGKQIAESPKIDAISLTGSTAVGVETMQNGAKNLTHVFLELGGNDPLIVFEGADLDQAVAETLAGRASNAGQTCCGTKRLIIQNSIKEAYTQKLLEALKGLKVGDPLDPETVYGPLISERAAKDVEQQVQKTIGQGATCLYGGKRYDTTYFEPTLLTDVTMDMDIAGDMEIFGPVFPVIGFDTAEQAIEIANHAPYGLSSGVMSPDICTALKVATEIEAGTCVINGCGNYRSSHLAFGGYKMTGIGREGVTQTLDEYTQTKNIALKQMLK from the coding sequence ATGAAAATGCTCATTAATGGAAAACAGACAGATGCCAGCGACGGCAAGACCCTGGAGGTATGGAATCCGGCGACGATGGAATTGATTGATACGGTTCCTTCGGCAACACCGCAGGATGTGGAAGCAGCCCTAGACGCTGCACAATTGGGAAAAAAGGAATGGCGGGACGTTGTCCTTTTTGAACGCGTGGCGATCCTGCGCAAATTCGTTTCGCTGATCGACAAAAATCTCGATACTTTTGCCAAAATGATCAGTGCGGAAAGCGGGAAAACGCTGGTATCCTGTATTGACGAAGCGAAAGCGTGTATGGGGATTTTTGAATCCTACTGCGAAAAAGCAAAAAATTACGGAGGCGAAACGCTTCCCTTCAATTCCGAAGCAAGGGTAAAAGGCGATATCATTTTCACGCTTAAAGAGCCCCTCGGCGTGGTTGCGTGCGTCGTACCCTTCAACTATCCGGTCGAACTCTATGCGCACAAGGTGGCTCCGGCCCTCGTGATGGGCAATGCCGTCATCATCAAGCCGTCGAGCGATACGCCTATGTGCAACATCTTCCTCACGCAACTCCTTTTGGAGGCAGGCGTTCCGGGCGCAGCCGCCCAAATCGTGACGGGCAGCGGGGCACGGATCGGAAAACAGATCGCGGAAAGCCCGAAGATCGACGCCATCAGCCTGACAGGGAGCACGGCCGTAGGCGTCGAAACCATGCAAAACGGCGCAAAAAACCTGACGCATGTATTTTTGGAGCTGGGCGGCAACGATCCGCTTATCGTCTTTGAAGGCGCCGACCTCGACCAGGCTGTCGCGGAAACGCTGGCCGGGCGGGCAAGCAATGCGGGCCAGACCTGCTGCGGTACCAAACGCCTGATCATCCAGAACAGCATCAAAGAAGCATATACCCAAAAATTGCTTGAGGCGCTCAAAGGGCTGAAGGTCGGTGATCCGCTCGATCCTGAAACGGTATACGGCCCCTTGATCAGCGAACGAGCGGCAAAGGATGTCGAGCAGCAGGTGCAAAAAACGATCGGTCAAGGGGCGACCTGCCTTTATGGCGGCAAGCGCTACGATACGACTTATTTTGAACCTACCCTGCTGACGGATGTCACGATGGATATGGACATTGCGGGCGACATGGAAATTTTCGGGCCTGTATTCCCTGTCATCGGCTTTGATACGGCCGAACAGGCGATCGAGATCGCCAACCACGCTCCTTACGGCCTGTCAAGCGGCGTGATGTCGCCGGATATCTGTACAGCCCTCAAGGTCGCGACCGAAATAGAAGCAGGTACCTGCGTGATCAACGGCTGCGGGAACTACCGGAGCTCTCATCTGGCGTTCGGCGGATATAAAATGACCGGCATCGGGCGCGAAGGCGTAACGCAGACGCTTGACGAATATACACAAACCAAAAACATCGCTTTGAAGCAGATGCTGAAGTAA
- a CDS encoding zinc-dependent alcohol dehydrogenase, whose translation MKALVKFAEGRQGMEIRDLPVPVPKGNELLVKVMAAGICGTDIHLMHDEYTYYPPVILGHEYTGTVEAVGSNVSGFSKGDQIISMTAAVTCGQCKYCREGLLMLCNERRSIGSGVNGAMAEYMVIPAELAFKLPGNVSGNDTMAIAEPLACVIRAVIEQSHVKAGDVVLVSGPGTIGQLTMLVAKMQGAYVIMSGTPQDAQRLALARQLGADAVSSDPQELRKLVENATVNGVDVAYECAGAAPSLDICIDLLKKTGNLAQVGLYGKPIPVDMDKILCKELVLSVSYATERTSWDILLKLASQGKLDKVQHLISARMPLDQWEKAFDMFANKEGYKIYLIP comes from the coding sequence ATGAAAGCTTTGGTAAAATTTGCAGAAGGCCGTCAAGGAATGGAGATTCGTGACCTCCCTGTTCCTGTACCAAAAGGAAACGAGCTCCTGGTCAAGGTCATGGCCGCCGGCATCTGCGGCACGGATATCCATCTGATGCACGACGAATATACTTACTATCCCCCGGTCATATTGGGACACGAGTACACCGGCACGGTAGAGGCCGTAGGCAGCAATGTTTCCGGTTTTTCTAAGGGCGACCAGATCATCTCAATGACTGCCGCCGTTACCTGCGGCCAGTGTAAATATTGCCGTGAGGGCCTGCTGATGCTTTGCAACGAGCGCCGGTCGATCGGTTCCGGCGTCAACGGCGCCATGGCCGAATATATGGTAATCCCCGCCGAGCTGGCCTTCAAACTGCCCGGTAACGTTTCCGGCAACGATACGATGGCCATTGCAGAGCCGCTTGCGTGCGTGATACGTGCCGTCATTGAACAGTCGCATGTAAAAGCCGGCGACGTCGTGCTTGTTTCCGGCCCGGGGACGATCGGCCAGCTTACCATGCTGGTCGCCAAAATGCAGGGAGCCTATGTCATCATGTCCGGTACGCCTCAGGATGCACAGCGGCTTGCACTTGCCAGGCAACTGGGCGCCGACGCCGTTTCCTCCGATCCGCAAGAACTTAGAAAGCTGGTCGAAAACGCGACCGTAAACGGTGTGGACGTCGCTTACGAGTGTGCGGGCGCCGCCCCTTCCCTTGATATATGTATCGACCTGCTCAAAAAGACAGGAAATTTGGCACAGGTCGGTCTATACGGCAAGCCCATACCAGTCGATATGGATAAGATCCTGTGCAAAGAACTTGTCCTTTCCGTCAGCTATGCAACGGAGCGGACTTCGTGGGATATCCTGCTAAAACTGGCTTCCCAGGGCAAGCTCGATAAAGTCCAGCATCTCATCAGCGCCCGTATGCCGCTTGACCAATGGGAAAAAGCTTTTGACATGTTTGCCAATAAGGAAGGATATAAAATTTACCTGATCCCATGA
- a CDS encoding sugar phosphate isomerase/epimerase family protein: protein MKISYNEATAANCSSLQKDLVLCEENGFDYIEIRGDMLLDYLAENTAAALKDFFSRSHLQPHAINALYTYADMFHPQRADIARDRALCAYFLACCEIAYQIGGHYFIVVPHLLDDGNNIYLPHDPNTEAYPYTKEKVMEDSVRILRKLAAMAEQYEMNLAWEPVGSMGCAVRRAQDAMEIISTTGCTNVGIALDPFNLYLDGKHNDFSYLARIPREKIFAVHINNCDSLPLGTLDHCHRRFVDEGEIDLHNYLENIKKTGYDGMVSIETFRPEYYEMAPQDVIRRAYLTTKALIEEQL from the coding sequence ATGAAAATTTCTTATAACGAAGCGACGGCAGCCAATTGTTCCAGCCTGCAAAAAGACCTTGTTCTGTGTGAAGAGAACGGATTCGATTATATTGAAATCCGCGGAGATATGCTTCTCGATTACCTGGCGGAAAACACAGCAGCGGCATTGAAGGATTTTTTCAGCCGCAGCCATTTACAACCCCATGCGATCAATGCGCTTTATACATATGCGGATATGTTCCATCCGCAAAGAGCGGATATCGCACGTGACAGGGCATTATGCGCGTATTTCCTTGCCTGCTGTGAGATCGCGTATCAGATCGGCGGCCATTACTTTATTGTTGTACCCCACCTTCTGGATGACGGCAACAATATTTATTTGCCGCACGACCCCAATACTGAAGCTTATCCATATACCAAAGAAAAGGTGATGGAGGATTCTGTACGAATATTGAGGAAGCTGGCCGCCATGGCGGAGCAATACGAGATGAATTTGGCTTGGGAGCCGGTGGGCAGCATGGGCTGTGCGGTGAGGCGCGCGCAGGACGCCATGGAGATCATCAGCACGACCGGATGTACCAATGTGGGGATTGCCCTTGACCCTTTCAATTTATATCTGGATGGCAAGCACAATGATTTTTCATATTTGGCACGGATACCCCGCGAAAAAATTTTTGCCGTACACATCAATAATTGTGATTCCCTGCCGCTGGGAACGCTTGACCATTGCCACAGGAGGTTTGTAGACGAGGGAGAGATCGACCTTCACAATTATCTGGAGAATATCAAAAAGACAGGCTATGACGGTATGGTATCCATCGAGACATTCCGCCCGGAATATTATGAAATGGCCCCGCAAGACGTGATCAGGAGGGCCTACCTGACGACAAAAGCGCTTATTGAGGAACAACTGTAA
- a CDS encoding tautomerase family protein, giving the protein MPFIDIRTTKPVPAKKSEAIKSRIGRIIDIIPEKSEAVLMIDINDRCNLFFGGKKQECCYMAVNLHHEAPMKNKKELIEKLFVIAASELEIERQNIFITISEFPYWGANGQYI; this is encoded by the coding sequence ATGCCATTCATTGATATCCGTACGACAAAACCTGTCCCAGCAAAAAAAAGCGAGGCCATAAAGAGCCGGATCGGCAGGATCATCGATATTATTCCGGAAAAGAGCGAAGCCGTCCTGATGATAGATATCAACGATCGCTGCAATCTCTTTTTCGGAGGCAAAAAGCAGGAGTGTTGTTATATGGCTGTAAACCTGCACCATGAAGCGCCGATGAAAAACAAAAAAGAGCTGATTGAAAAATTGTTTGTGATCGCTGCATCGGAGCTGGAGATCGAACGGCAAAATATTTTTATCACTATCAGCGAATTCCCATATTGGGGGGCAAACGGACAATATATATAA